The following coding sequences lie in one Mycteria americana isolate JAX WOST 10 ecotype Jacksonville Zoo and Gardens chromosome 13, USCA_MyAme_1.0, whole genome shotgun sequence genomic window:
- the CABP7 gene encoding calcium-binding protein 7, with protein MPFHPVTAALMYRGIYTIPNILAEQHPVEIPEDELEEIREAFKVFDRDGNGFISKQELGTAMRSLGYMPNEVELEVIIQRLDMDGDGQVDFEEFVTLLGPKLSTSGIPEKFHGTDFDTVFWKCDMQKLTVDELKRLLYDTFCEHLSMKDIENIIMTEEESHMGTAEECPVDVETCSSQQIRQTCVRKSLICAFAIAFIISVMLIAANQVLRSGMK; from the exons ATGCCTTTCCACCCGGTGACGGCGGCTTTGATGTACCGGGGCATCTACACCATCCCCAACATCCTCGCCGAGCAGCACCCCGTGGAGATCCCCGAGGACGAGCTGGAGG AGATCCGCGAAGCCTTCAAGGTGTTCGACCGGGATGGCAACGGCTTCATCTCCAAGCAGGAGCTGGGCACGGCCATGCGCTCCCTGGGCTACATGCCCAACGAGGTGGAGCTGGAAGTCATCATCCAGCGCCTCGACATGGACG GCGACGGGCAGGTGGACTTTGAGGAGTTCGTGACGTTACTGGGGCCCAAGCTGTCCACCTCGGGCATCCCGGAGAAGTTCCACGGCACAGACTTCGACACCGTCTTCTGGAAG TGTGACATGCAGAAGCTGACGGTGGACGAGCTGAAGCGGCTGCTGTACGACACCTTCTGCGAACACCTCTCCATGAAGGACATCGAGAACATCATCATGACGGAGGAGGAGAGCCACATGGGCACGGCCGAGGAGTGCCCCGTCGACGTGGAGA cctgctccagccagcaGATCCGGCAGACCTGCGTGCGGAAGAGCCTCATCTGCGCCTTCGCCATCGCCTTCATCATCAGCGTGATGCTCATCGCCGCCAACCAGGTGCTGCGCAGCGGCATGAAGTAG